The Aurantiacibacter arachoides genome window below encodes:
- a CDS encoding MucR family transcriptional regulator, whose product MEHTETGINEMLITLTADIVTAHVANNNVDSDALPALIHNVYGALDALGNQAPVEEERPEPAVSVRASVKKDHIVCLEDGKKMKMLKRHLMTDHGMTPDEYRARWSLPSDYPMVAPDYADKRRDLAKKIGLGRKPGEKVARKAAAPVAKKPVGRPKKEA is encoded by the coding sequence ATGGAGCACACCGAAACCGGCATCAACGAGATGCTGATCACGCTGACGGCGGACATTGTCACGGCGCATGTCGCCAACAACAATGTCGATTCCGATGCCCTGCCCGCGCTGATCCACAACGTCTATGGCGCGCTTGATGCACTTGGCAACCAGGCGCCCGTCGAAGAGGAACGCCCCGAACCGGCCGTATCCGTCCGCGCGTCGGTCAAGAAGGATCACATCGTCTGCCTGGAAGACGGCAAGAAGATGAAGATGCTCAAGCGTCACCTGATGACCGATCACGGCATGACGCCTGACGAATACCGCGCACGCTGGAGCCTGCCGTCGGATTATCCGATGGTCGCCCCCGACTATGCCGACAAGCGCCGCGATCTTGCCAAGAAGATCGGCCTTGGCCGCAAGCCCGGCGAAAAGGTGGCGAGGAAGGCTGCTGCCCCTGTTGCCAAGAAGCCGGTCGGTCGTCCCAAGAAGGAGGCGTAA
- a CDS encoding Fur family transcriptional regulator yields the protein MQQTIDLEALCAERGLRITDQRRVIAKVLSESSDHPDVEKVHERASAIDPKISIATVYRTVRLFEEAGILDRHDFGDGRARYEAAPEAHHDHLIDVETGKVVEFVDPELEALQKVIAERLGYRLVDHRMELYAVRLDREEKKP from the coding sequence TTGCAGCAGACCATCGACCTCGAAGCACTCTGCGCCGAACGCGGATTGCGCATCACCGACCAGCGCCGGGTCATCGCGAAGGTCCTTTCGGAAAGCAGCGATCACCCCGACGTGGAAAAGGTGCACGAGCGCGCATCGGCGATTGATCCCAAGATCTCCATCGCGACCGTCTATCGCACGGTGCGCCTGTTCGAGGAGGCGGGCATCCTCGACCGCCACGATTTCGGTGATGGTCGCGCCCGCTACGAGGCCGCACCCGAGGCGCACCACGATCACCTGATCGACGTCGAGACGGGCAAGGTCGTGGAATTCGTCGATCCGGAACTGGAGGCGCTGCAAAAGGTCATTGCCGAGCGGCTGGGCTACCGGCTGGTCGATCACCGGATGGAGCTTTACGCGGTTCGACTCGATCGCGAGGAAAAGAAACCTTGA
- a CDS encoding lysophospholipid acyltransferase family protein, whose protein sequence is MPLTPARAAQGKAPALTPSQTLRFYARAAAIALFAAVVVPTHVVLKLLGLRDLVPPFFLHGVGRIAGLRLHTTGMPARGALLVGNHQSWLDILGLAGAARARFVAHAGLAGHGGLKWLCDQNRTLFITRDVRGSIGEQVAQVREALGGRPLVIFPEGTTDDGRALLPFRSSLLSAVEPLAGELPIQPFALAYADAHDVSWWGDEPGMQNVKRILARQGRLDLTVHFLPVLADQALRNRKTMTAAAQGAVAAKLDLPVQNA, encoded by the coding sequence ATGCCGCTGACCCCCGCGCGGGCCGCCCAGGGGAAAGCGCCCGCGCTCACCCCGTCCCAGACGCTGCGCTTCTATGCCCGCGCGGCGGCGATCGCGTTGTTTGCCGCCGTGGTGGTGCCGACGCACGTTGTGCTCAAGCTGCTGGGCCTGCGCGATCTCGTCCCGCCATTCTTTCTTCACGGCGTCGGTCGCATCGCCGGGCTGCGGCTGCATACCACGGGGATGCCGGCCAGGGGCGCGCTGCTGGTGGGCAATCACCAGAGCTGGCTCGACATCCTCGGTCTTGCCGGGGCGGCACGGGCACGGTTCGTCGCCCACGCCGGCCTTGCCGGGCACGGCGGCCTCAAATGGCTGTGCGATCAGAACCGCACGTTGTTCATCACCCGCGACGTGCGCGGGTCGATCGGCGAACAGGTGGCGCAGGTGCGCGAGGCGCTTGGCGGGCGGCCGCTGGTGATCTTTCCCGAAGGCACCACGGATGACGGGCGTGCCTTGCTGCCATTTCGCTCCTCGCTGCTCTCGGCGGTGGAGCCGCTGGCCGGCGAGCTGCCGATCCAGCCCTTCGCGCTTGCCTATGCCGACGCCCACGACGTGTCGTGGTGGGGGGACGAACCGGGGATGCAGAACGTGAAGCGCATTCTCGCTCGCCAAGGCCGGCTCGACCTGACTGTGCATTTCCTGCCGGTGCTGGCGGATCAGGCGCTGCGCAATCGCAAGACCATGACCGCCGCCGCCCAGGGTGCGGTCGCCGCCAAGCTGGATTTGCCTGTCCAAAACGCCTAG
- the miaB gene encoding tRNA (N6-isopentenyl adenosine(37)-C2)-methylthiotransferase MiaB translates to MTDIAPPKTYRVKSFGCQMNVYDGERMGELLEAQGIALAPEGEEADLVVLNTCHIREKATEKVYSDIGRLVKAGRQSGRQPMIAVAGCVAQAEGEEIMARSPAVGMVVGPQAFHRLPDMVARAARGERSTDTDMPENNAKFAALPARRKVNPTAFLTVQEGCDKFCTYCVVPYTRGAEISRPFNDLVAEAQRLVDAGAREITLLGQNVNAWSGTNAAGHAAGLDGLIRAIARLPDLQRIRYTTSHPNDITDALIAAHGEVDQLMPYLHLPVQSGSDRVLKAMNRSHTAEGYLRLLERFRAVRPDIALSGDFIVGFPGETEAEFAETLALVDAVGYAAAFSFKYSPRPGTPAASMDGQVPREVMEERLARLQSALNRDQLAFNQASVGRTCDVLVERRGKLPGQWLGKSPWLQSVFFEADEPQGAAIGDMVRVELAEAGPNSLRAVRIAA, encoded by the coding sequence ATGACAGATATTGCCCCCCCGAAGACCTACAGGGTCAAGAGCTTCGGCTGCCAGATGAACGTCTACGACGGCGAACGCATGGGCGAACTGCTCGAAGCGCAAGGCATTGCCTTGGCGCCCGAAGGCGAAGAGGCCGACCTCGTCGTCCTCAACACCTGCCACATCCGCGAAAAGGCGACCGAAAAGGTCTATTCCGACATCGGCCGGCTGGTGAAGGCCGGGCGCCAGTCGGGGCGCCAGCCGATGATCGCCGTCGCCGGCTGCGTGGCACAGGCGGAGGGCGAGGAGATCATGGCGCGCAGTCCGGCGGTGGGCATGGTGGTGGGCCCGCAGGCCTTTCACCGCCTGCCCGACATGGTGGCTCGCGCCGCCCGGGGCGAACGCAGCACCGACACGGACATGCCGGAAAACAACGCCAAGTTCGCCGCGCTCCCCGCCCGTCGCAAGGTCAATCCCACGGCGTTTCTGACGGTGCAGGAAGGGTGCGACAAGTTCTGCACCTATTGCGTGGTGCCCTATACCCGCGGCGCGGAAATATCGCGGCCGTTCAACGACCTGGTGGCCGAAGCCCAGAGGCTGGTAGACGCCGGCGCGCGTGAGATCACCCTGCTCGGCCAGAACGTGAACGCATGGAGCGGCACGAATGCTGCAGGCCACGCGGCGGGCCTCGATGGCCTGATCAGGGCAATCGCCAGGCTGCCGGATTTGCAGCGCATCCGCTACACCACCAGCCACCCCAACGACATCACCGACGCGTTGATCGCTGCGCATGGCGAGGTGGACCAGCTAATGCCCTACCTCCACCTGCCGGTGCAAAGCGGCAGTGACCGCGTGCTGAAAGCAATGAACCGCAGCCACACGGCAGAAGGCTACCTGCGCCTGCTCGAGCGGTTCCGCGCGGTCCGGCCCGATATTGCGCTCAGCGGCGATTTCATCGTCGGCTTTCCCGGTGAGACCGAGGCCGAGTTCGCGGAGACGCTCGCGCTGGTGGATGCCGTTGGCTACGCCGCCGCCTTCAGCTTCAAGTACTCGCCCCGCCCCGGAACGCCTGCGGCCAGCATGGATGGCCAGGTTCCGCGAGAGGTGATGGAAGAGCGGCTCGCCCGTCTGCAATCGGCCCTGAACCGCGATCAGCTGGCTTTTAACCAGGCGAGCGTCGGCAGGACATGCGATGTTCTGGTGGAACGCCGCGGCAAGCTGCCTGGCCAGTGGCTCGGCAAGTCGCCCTGGCTGCAATCGGTGTTCTTTGAAGCCGATGAACCGCAAGGGGCGGCGATCGGCGACATGGTCCGCGTGGAACTGGCAGAGGCTGGCCCCAACTCCCTTCGCGCAGTTCGCATCGCGGCCTGA
- a CDS encoding PhoH family protein, with amino-acid sequence MARKTHRAGAPAAPFADDVGPFAATGRSRTEIVFDDEALLGTLFGQFDANLVQMENRLGVFIAARGNRVMIEGLPDEVARARDVLVKMHEKLLTGEELDAGAIDALINMSDEPHLDGIITGDAKLPPIMIRTRKKTISPRSVMQGEYMRLLAKEDVIFALGPAGTGKTYLAVAQAVSQLITGSVQRLILSRPAVEAGEKLGFLPGDMKDKVDPYLRPLYDALYDTMPPEQVERRLASGEIEIAPIAFMRGRTLADAFVILDEAQNTTREQMKMFLTRFGQNSRMVVCGDPRQVDIPGGDRMSGLADAVDRLEGVDGIGVTRFTVADVVRHPIVGRIVEAYEGEDAKP; translated from the coding sequence TTGGCCCGCAAGACACACCGCGCCGGCGCACCCGCCGCCCCCTTTGCCGATGACGTCGGCCCCTTCGCGGCCACCGGCCGCTCCCGCACGGAAATCGTCTTTGATGACGAAGCGCTGCTCGGCACGCTGTTCGGCCAGTTCGATGCGAACCTGGTGCAGATGGAAAACCGCCTCGGCGTGTTCATCGCCGCGCGGGGCAACCGCGTAATGATCGAAGGCCTGCCGGACGAAGTCGCCCGCGCACGCGACGTGCTGGTCAAGATGCACGAGAAGCTGCTGACCGGCGAGGAACTGGACGCCGGGGCCATCGACGCGCTGATCAACATGTCGGACGAGCCGCACCTCGACGGCATCATCACCGGCGACGCGAAGCTGCCGCCGATCATGATCCGCACCCGCAAGAAGACCATCTCTCCGCGCAGCGTGATGCAGGGCGAATACATGCGTCTGCTGGCCAAGGAGGACGTGATCTTCGCGCTCGGCCCGGCGGGCACGGGCAAGACCTATCTCGCCGTGGCGCAGGCCGTCAGCCAGCTCATCACCGGGAGCGTCCAGCGCCTGATCCTCAGCCGTCCGGCGGTCGAAGCGGGTGAGAAGCTGGGCTTCCTGCCCGGCGACATGAAGGACAAGGTCGATCCCTACCTGCGCCCGCTCTATGACGCGCTGTATGATACCATGCCGCCCGAACAGGTGGAACGCCGCCTTGCCAGCGGAGAGATCGAGATTGCCCCTATCGCGTTCATGCGCGGGCGGACGCTGGCCGATGCCTTCGTCATCCTCGACGAGGCGCAGAATACCACACGCGAGCAGATGAAGATGTTCCTCACCCGATTCGGCCAGAACAGCCGCATGGTGGTGTGCGGCGACCCGCGCCAGGTCGACATTCCCGGCGGCGACCGGATGAGCGGGCTGGCCGATGCCGTCGACCGGCTGGAAGGCGTCGATGGCATCGGCGTTACCCGCTTCACCGTGGCCGACGTGGTGCGCCATCCGATCGTTGGCCGCATCGTCGAGGCCTACGAAGGCGAGGACGCGAAGCCCTAG
- the ybeY gene encoding rRNA maturation RNase YbeY, whose amino-acid sequence MEIEIDIEGWPDGDWADLAHRAAAAAAEVAPELGNPRLLASLLFTTDAELQALNRDWRGKDKPTNVLSFPMLERPDLVHLAPDGPPEMLGDAALAHETCAREAAAKAIALEDHAAHLVVHGLLHLAGYDHELSDADADAMEALEAKALALMGIANPYTAIDAA is encoded by the coding sequence GTGGAGATCGAGATCGACATCGAGGGCTGGCCGGACGGCGACTGGGCCGATCTGGCGCATCGTGCCGCCGCCGCCGCAGCAGAGGTCGCGCCCGAACTCGGCAATCCCCGCCTGCTCGCCAGCCTGCTGTTCACCACCGATGCGGAGCTTCAGGCGCTCAATCGTGACTGGCGCGGCAAGGACAAGCCGACCAACGTGCTCAGCTTTCCCATGCTCGAGCGCCCCGATCTCGTTCATCTGGCCCCGGACGGGCCGCCGGAAATGCTGGGTGATGCTGCCCTTGCACACGAGACCTGTGCCCGTGAAGCGGCTGCCAAGGCGATAGCACTGGAAGACCATGCCGCGCACCTGGTCGTCCATGGCCTGCTGCATCTGGCCGGTTACGATCACGAACTGTCCGATGCCGACGCCGACGCAATGGAGGCGCTGGAAGCAAAGGCGCTTGCACTCATGGGCATTGCCAACCCATATACCGCCATCGACGCAGCATAA
- a CDS encoding hemolysin family protein gives MPDTDKADGSLAGDADSSDRGSSSGGGLWNAIRGLFPEEPDTSLRAQLEEAIDEHQGEAARNGDERTGGNDLSPAEVLMLKNLLHFSEHDADDVAIPRGQIVALDSSCSWAELVATFAEHGHSRMPVYRDELDEVIGMMHIKDVFAIIAGDGPPPDDWTVLMRQPLYVPQARGALDVLADMRAKKTHLAIVVDEFSGTDGIITIEDLVEEIVGEIEDEHDDDPVEQLIEVSDGVWDADARAELDDVAEKVGDPKLAEIAEPVDTLGGLAFVLAEGVPQPGTVLDHPSGWKVEVLEGDETHVTRLRLHAPEPDPVEGSDDG, from the coding sequence ATGCCCGACACCGACAAAGCGGACGGATCCCTGGCGGGAGACGCGGACAGTAGCGACAGGGGCTCATCTTCGGGCGGCGGGTTGTGGAATGCGATTCGCGGCCTGTTCCCGGAAGAGCCCGACACCTCGCTGCGCGCGCAGCTCGAGGAAGCCATCGACGAACATCAGGGCGAGGCCGCGCGCAATGGCGATGAGCGGACAGGCGGAAACGACCTGTCGCCGGCCGAAGTTCTCATGCTCAAGAACCTGCTGCATTTCAGCGAGCACGACGCCGACGACGTGGCCATCCCGCGCGGCCAGATCGTGGCGCTCGATTCGTCGTGCAGCTGGGCCGAACTGGTCGCCACCTTTGCCGAGCACGGCCATTCGCGCATGCCCGTCTATCGGGACGAGCTCGACGAGGTGATCGGCATGATGCACATCAAGGATGTGTTCGCCATCATCGCCGGCGACGGTCCGCCGCCGGACGACTGGACGGTGCTGATGCGCCAGCCGCTCTACGTGCCGCAGGCGCGGGGCGCGCTGGACGTGCTGGCGGACATGCGCGCGAAGAAGACCCACCTCGCCATCGTGGTGGACGAGTTTTCCGGCACCGACGGCATCATCACCATCGAGGATTTGGTCGAGGAGATCGTCGGCGAGATCGAGGACGAGCACGACGACGACCCGGTCGAGCAACTGATCGAGGTCAGCGATGGCGTGTGGGACGCCGATGCCCGGGCCGAACTGGACGACGTGGCCGAAAAGGTCGGTGATCCCAAGCTCGCCGAGATCGCCGAACCGGTCGACACGCTGGGCGGCCTTGCCTTCGTGCTGGCCGAAGGCGTGCCGCAGCCGGGCACCGTGCTTGACCATCCGAGCGGCTGGAAGGTGGAGGTGCTCGAAGGGGACGAGACCCACGTCACCCGCCTGCGCCTGCACGCCCCCGAACCCGATCCGGTAGAAGGCAGCGACGACGGCTAG
- a CDS encoding LysR family transcriptional regulator yields MRRLPPLRALEAFMHTVRLGSARSAAAELGLSPSALSRRISNLEGFTGRKLFSRQGQTMKLTDEGRHFYNAVAPQLDALTVAVESQSENLQLQRLRLGVMPLFGTQRLFPRLAELRRSHPRLHLDIDTGPHLVDRVGGTLDAAIALVIEPDPAFYSVRLDHNTLHAIASRELVDELSAEPVARELAKQTFLVHTDMPQSLEAWKTALGMARMQPAAIDHYDSGQLILEAAAQGIGIAIMHDDHVRRNKDPRLAPLYDQTVASPYSYWFICRPGDLDVRPVRIFHDWLVQAGL; encoded by the coding sequence ATGCGCCGCCTGCCACCTCTCCGGGCTCTCGAAGCCTTCATGCATACCGTGCGCCTGGGCTCGGCGCGATCGGCAGCGGCGGAATTGGGGCTCAGCCCGTCCGCCCTGTCGCGCCGGATCAGCAACCTGGAAGGCTTCACCGGGCGCAAGCTGTTCTCGCGCCAGGGGCAGACGATGAAGCTGACCGACGAGGGGCGGCATTTCTACAATGCCGTCGCGCCGCAGCTCGACGCGCTGACCGTGGCCGTCGAATCGCAGAGCGAGAACCTCCAGCTCCAGCGCCTCCGGCTCGGCGTGATGCCGCTGTTCGGCACCCAGCGGCTGTTCCCGCGCCTGGCCGAATTGCGCCGCAGCCATCCGCGCCTGCATCTGGACATCGATACCGGACCGCACCTGGTGGACCGCGTGGGCGGCACGCTCGACGCCGCGATCGCCCTGGTGATCGAGCCCGATCCCGCGTTCTACAGCGTGCGGCTGGATCACAACACGCTGCACGCCATCGCCAGCCGCGAACTGGTGGATGAACTGAGCGCAGAGCCGGTCGCGCGCGAACTGGCGAAGCAGACCTTCCTCGTCCACACCGACATGCCGCAGAGCCTGGAGGCGTGGAAGACCGCGCTCGGCATGGCGCGGATGCAGCCCGCTGCCATCGATCACTACGATTCCGGGCAGCTGATCCTTGAGGCGGCGGCGCAGGGCATCGGCATCGCGATCATGCACGACGATCACGTGCGCCGGAACAAGGATCCGCGGCTTGCCCCGCTTTACGATCAGACCGTGGCCAGCCCCTATTCCTACTGGTTCATCTGCCGCCCGGGGGATCTGGACGTGCGGCCGGTGCGCATCTTCCACGACTGGCTGGTGCAAGCGGGGCTCTAG
- a CDS encoding nuclear transport factor 2 family protein, whose translation MTFAATLLAAVAALAMASPAAAQMRALSDPVVPHPDPESLFTSADPVLDRNKQAALHIQRNLLKCNEWSRAGEWLTDAYIQHNPVAASGLEGVIHYFTQVAPREPLSPCPSLSAEDPNGVVAVMAEGDYVTILTRRIVPYADDPAQSYTTTWFDTWRFVDGKADEHWDPATLPPAPAAQAAAMPADPLADRAAIEDLMWRYVRAADTLDADAYAAVFTPDGAFNGVRGHEALRGMIASLQAGNAGAFARGEMPGAGMYHIMANQRIAFIDADHARVHYYWQTVFGGGAGVEPVPRVAAVGRGVDDVVRVDGQWLIHQRNVAPSEG comes from the coding sequence ATGACGTTCGCCGCCACCCTGCTTGCCGCCGTTGCCGCTCTGGCCATGGCCTCGCCCGCCGCCGCGCAGATGCGCGCATTGAGCGACCCGGTGGTGCCGCACCCCGATCCCGAAAGCCTCTTCACCAGCGCCGATCCGGTCCTCGACCGCAACAAGCAAGCGGCTCTCCATATTCAGCGCAACCTGCTGAAATGCAACGAGTGGAGCCGCGCTGGCGAGTGGCTGACCGACGCTTACATTCAGCACAACCCCGTCGCGGCGTCCGGGCTGGAAGGCGTGATCCACTATTTCACGCAGGTCGCCCCGCGTGAACCGCTGTCGCCGTGCCCCTCGCTATCGGCGGAGGATCCGAACGGGGTGGTCGCGGTGATGGCGGAGGGCGACTACGTCACGATCCTGACCCGTCGCATCGTGCCCTATGCCGACGATCCGGCGCAAAGTTACACCACCACCTGGTTCGACACCTGGCGGTTCGTCGACGGCAAGGCGGACGAGCACTGGGACCCGGCAACACTGCCGCCCGCCCCCGCTGCGCAGGCCGCGGCCATGCCCGCCGATCCGCTGGCTGACCGTGCGGCGATAGAGGACCTGATGTGGCGTTACGTACGGGCGGCCGACACACTGGACGCCGATGCCTATGCCGCGGTCTTTACGCCCGATGGCGCCTTCAACGGCGTGCGCGGGCATGAGGCGTTGCGCGGCATGATCGCGTCGTTACAGGCAGGCAATGCGGGTGCCTTTGCCCGCGGCGAAATGCCCGGCGCCGGCATGTATCACATCATGGCGAACCAGCGGATCGCCTTCATCGATGCCGACCATGCGCGCGTGCATTATTACTGGCAAACGGTGTTCGGCGGCGGCGCGGGGGTCGAGCCGGTGCCGCGGGTGGCCGCCGTGGGCCGCGGGGTGGACGACGTCGTGCGGGTGGATGGCCAATGGCTCATCCACCAGCGCAACGTCGCCCCCAGCGAAGGGTAG
- a CDS encoding peptidylprolyl isomerase, whose product MADQTLTFTLDCGDGKGGDVVIKLRPDLAPNHVARITELANEGFYDGVKFHRVIPGFMAQGGDPTGTGMSGSDKPDLRQEFSAEPHVRGTCSMARTQDPNSANSQFFICFDDASFLNKQYTVWGQVESGMEHVDALPKGEPPREPGKIAKATVSEG is encoded by the coding sequence ATGGCCGACCAGACGCTCACCTTCACCCTCGATTGCGGAGACGGCAAAGGCGGCGACGTGGTGATCAAGCTGCGCCCAGACCTCGCGCCGAACCATGTCGCGCGCATCACCGAGCTGGCGAACGAGGGCTTCTACGACGGCGTGAAGTTCCACCGGGTGATCCCCGGCTTCATGGCCCAGGGCGGCGACCCGACCGGCACCGGCATGAGCGGCAGCGACAAGCCCGATCTTCGCCAAGAGTTCAGCGCGGAACCGCACGTGCGCGGCACCTGCTCGATGGCCCGCACGCAGGATCCGAACAGCGCCAACAGCCAGTTTTTCATCTGCTTCGACGACGCCTCGTTCCTCAACAAGCAGTACACCGTGTGGGGCCAGGTCGAGAGTGGCATGGAACACGTAGACGCATTGCCCAAGGGTGAGCCGCCGCGTGAGCCGGGCAAGATCGCCAAGGCGACCGTTTCCGAAGGCTAG
- the mgtE gene encoding magnesium transporter — translation MAETDLLLRQGEPVPEERIQGEGDQFDDENRLTPEFVRAVRESLSDDNEDSTYDLVEPLHPADIADLFELLERHERGLLANAITDLMSGEVIAELNDYVREDMVEALSASAVAGIVEQLDTDDAVQLIEDLDDADQRAILAEVEPEERAAIESALAYPEETAGRLMQRELVAVPEHMTVGDLIDYLRRDDDLITEFWEIFVVDHRFHPIGSCQLSWILRTPRDIAITDVMKRDQTLIPVDMDQEEVALRFQKYALISAAVVDENGRLVGQLTVDDIVHIIQEEASEDTLLLSGAGEGDINEPLREAYSARVRWLIANLGTAVVASAIIAYFGSAIEQLVALAILMPIVASIGGNAGTQTMAVTVRAIAMNQLTRSNTGRILWRELRVALMNGATIAVLIGIAVSLLFTPPLGMVIAAAMIVNIIVSGMAGVLVPVAFERMDQDPAVASSVFVTMITDSMGFFAFLGLAVASGLVTA, via the coding sequence ATGGCCGAGACCGATCTCCTCCTTCGCCAAGGCGAACCCGTGCCCGAGGAGAGGATCCAGGGCGAAGGCGACCAGTTCGATGACGAGAACCGGCTGACGCCGGAATTCGTGCGCGCCGTGCGCGAAAGCCTGTCCGACGATAACGAGGACAGCACCTACGATCTGGTCGAACCGCTGCATCCCGCCGACATCGCCGACCTTTTCGAACTGCTGGAACGGCACGAGCGCGGCCTGCTGGCGAACGCTATCACCGATCTGATGAGCGGCGAGGTGATCGCCGAACTGAACGATTACGTGCGCGAGGACATGGTCGAGGCGCTGTCCGCCTCGGCGGTGGCTGGCATCGTCGAACAGCTGGACACCGATGATGCGGTGCAGCTGATCGAGGATCTCGACGACGCGGACCAGCGCGCCATCCTCGCCGAAGTCGAACCGGAAGAGCGCGCCGCCATCGAGAGCGCGCTCGCCTATCCGGAAGAGACCGCCGGCCGCCTGATGCAGCGCGAGCTGGTCGCCGTGCCCGAGCACATGACCGTCGGCGACCTCATCGACTACCTCCGCCGCGACGATGACCTGATCACCGAGTTCTGGGAAATCTTCGTCGTCGACCATCGCTTCCATCCGATCGGCTCGTGCCAGCTCAGCTGGATCCTGCGCACACCGCGGGACATCGCGATTACCGACGTGATGAAGCGCGACCAGACGCTGATCCCGGTCGACATGGACCAGGAAGAGGTCGCGCTGCGCTTCCAGAAATACGCCCTGATCTCCGCCGCCGTGGTGGACGAGAACGGGCGGCTGGTCGGCCAGTTGACGGTCGACGATATCGTCCACATCATCCAGGAGGAGGCGAGCGAGGACACGCTGCTGCTGTCCGGTGCAGGCGAAGGCGACATCAACGAACCGCTGCGCGAGGCCTACTCCGCGCGGGTGCGCTGGCTGATCGCCAACCTCGGCACGGCCGTGGTGGCAAGCGCCATCATCGCCTATTTCGGCAGTGCTATCGAGCAACTGGTCGCGCTTGCCATCCTCATGCCCATCGTCGCCAGCATCGGTGGCAATGCGGGCACGCAGACCATGGCCGTCACCGTGCGCGCCATCGCCATGAACCAGCTGACCCGGTCGAACACCGGGCGCATCCTGTGGCGCGAACTGCGCGTGGCGCTGATGAACGGGGCCACCATCGCGGTGCTGATCGGGATCGCAGTTTCCCTCCTGTTCACCCCACCCCTCGGCATGGTGATTGCCGCCGCCATGATCGTGAACATCATCGTGTCGGGCATGGCCGGCGTGCTGGTGCCGGTCGCATTCGAGCGGATGGACCAGGACCCGGCGGTCGCCTCCAGCGTTTTCGTGACCATGATTACCGATTCGATGGGTTTTTTCGCCTTCCTCGGCCTGGCGGTGGCGAGCGGCCTGGTAACCGCCTGA
- a CDS encoding DUF1489 family protein: MPLNLTKIAFGAKNFADIENWYADRASFRVNTRYRPTRWEETIGGSLFWIHEHNLVARSRITGYEQQDDGRWWIVIEPRLIKVLPRPKRAHQGWRYLKGEPPRDLEDGEDPGDVIPGKLAGKLSRLGLI, encoded by the coding sequence ATGCCGCTCAACCTGACCAAGATCGCCTTTGGCGCCAAGAACTTCGCCGACATCGAGAACTGGTATGCCGACCGTGCCAGCTTCAGGGTCAACACCCGCTATCGCCCTACGCGCTGGGAAGAGACGATCGGCGGATCGCTGTTCTGGATCCACGAGCACAACCTCGTCGCCCGCAGCCGGATAACCGGATACGAGCAGCAGGACGACGGCCGCTGGTGGATCGTGATCGAGCCGCGCCTGATAAAAGTCCTTCCCCGCCCCAAGCGGGCCCACCAAGGCTGGCGCTATCTGAAGGGCGAGCCGCCGCGCGATCTGGAGGACGGCGAGGATCCGGGCGACGTCATCCCCGGCAAACTGGCAGGCAAGCTGTCGCGACTGGGCCTGATCTGA
- a CDS encoding DsbA family oxidoreductase, with protein sequence MTALDIDIWSDVMCPWCAVGYANLSRALEQVGDDVDATIRWMPFELNPEAPPAGKSQAAHIAEVYGRSPGELAAMRQTMSEKARAAGFPLDYTGGEDPPPVPMMWNTFDAHKLLRWALASAGAAMQTRLKLALFAAHLRERRDVSDHQVLADVAASIGLDREEALAALLDPALGEAIRHEEARAKANGITAVPTFVIAGKYVLQGSAEPAQFARALTQIATMEAAA encoded by the coding sequence GTGACCGCGCTCGACATCGATATCTGGTCCGACGTCATGTGCCCGTGGTGCGCCGTGGGCTACGCCAACCTCTCCCGTGCGCTGGAGCAGGTGGGCGACGATGTCGATGCGACGATCCGCTGGATGCCGTTCGAACTCAATCCCGAGGCGCCGCCCGCCGGCAAGTCGCAGGCCGCACATATTGCCGAGGTCTACGGCCGCTCGCCTGGGGAACTGGCCGCCATGCGCCAGACAATGTCCGAAAAGGCTCGCGCCGCCGGCTTTCCGCTGGACTATACCGGCGGCGAGGATCCCCCTCCCGTGCCGATGATGTGGAACACGTTCGACGCGCACAAGCTGCTGCGCTGGGCGTTGGCGAGTGCGGGAGCGGCCATGCAGACACGGCTCAAGCTGGCGCTGTTCGCCGCGCATCTGCGTGAACGGCGCGATGTGTCCGATCATCAGGTTCTGGCCGATGTGGCTGCAAGCATAGGGCTTGATCGCGAAGAGGCACTGGCTGCGCTACTCGATCCCGCGCTGGGGGAGGCGATCCGTCATGAAGAAGCGCGGGCCAAGGCAAACGGCATTACCGCCGTCCCTACGTTCGTGATTGCCGGCAAATATGTGCTGCAGGGCAGCGCCGAACCCGCCCAATTCGCCCGTGCGCTGACCCAGATCGCAACTATGGAAGCGGCGGCCTGA